A segment of the Phycisphaerae bacterium genome:
GATGGGACGGCTTGAGACGCGGGTGTACAACATTTCGGACATCATGGAGTATTCGCCGTCGTTCAGCAGCATTCCGGAGGTTGAGCCGCAGCAGGAGGAGGAGGCGATCAACCTGGAGGACATTGAGGCGACGGAGTTTGAGGACCTGGAGTCGCTGGAGGACATGGTCGACCTGCTGGAGGAGTTGATCATTTCGCTGGTGCGTCCGGATAGCTGGCGGATCGCGGGCGGCGAGGGGACGATTGACGTGTGGCGGAAGCGCTGGCTGATCATTTACCAGACTCCGGAGGTGCACGACGAGATCGACGAGATGCTGGAGGGTCTGCGGGAGACGCAGACGATCCAGATCGCGATGGAGGCGCGGTTTATCACGGTGTCCCGGAACTTTTTGGAGAACATCGGGATCGACCTGGACGTGATTTTCAACCAGTCGCAGGCGGGGTACGATTTTACGGGTGCGGAGAACACGTGGGGGAACATGGTGCAGCAGGGGTTCGGGTCGTCGCTGGTGATGCCGCGGACGTTTTCGCGGTTGGCGGTGCTTCCGGTGTCGCCGGCGGGCGTTCCGGGCCAGTTGCCGGTGGGATTCGTTCAGCCGTACCAGCACCACGGGTTGATTCCGACGGGTAACGGAGGGAGTTTCACGGCGGGCAACATGACGCCGATACCGATGCTGCAGGGTTCGCGGAACCTGGTGATTCCGGAGAACACGGGTTTGCCGGGCAACCTGGCGGGGACGGCGGGTTCGGCGTTCCAGGTGATGGGAGCGTTCCTGGACGACCTGCAGGTGAATTTCCTGCTCGAGGCGACTCAGATGGACCGGTACAGTTCGATCGTGCAGGCGCCGCGGGTCATCATGCAGAACGGTTCGCTGGGCTATATTGCGGTGCAGACGGACGTGCCGTACGTGGAAGAGGTGGAGGTGGCGCTGGGCGAGTCGTCGGGCGGCACGGAGCCTCAGGTGGAGACGATGGGTTTCGGTACGGTACTGGCGGTTCGGGCGTCGACGCGGGACTTGCGTTATGTGAACCTGTACATGGTGCCTCAGGTGACGGCTCGGGCTCCGGACGCGGACCTGGTGTACGAGACGACGGTGGTGAGTCAGGGGGCGGTTTCGATTTTGTCGTACCTGTATCCGGGGCGTCGGACGACTCGGGTGGAGACGACGGTGTCGGTTCCGGACGGGGGGACGCTGCTGCTGGGCGGGTTGAAGCAGGCGGGGGAGATCGAGCGTGAGGCGGGCGTTCCGGTGCTCAGCAAGCTTCCGGTGGTCCGGCGGTTTTTCTCGAACAAGTCGATCACGAAGGACAACTTCACGCTGCTGGTGCTGATCAAGCCGAAGATTCTGATCCGCGAGGAGTTGGAGCCGGGATACCTGACCGACATGTAGGATCGCGGAAGGCGTTTTGAAGTTCAGGCCACCCCGTTGGCGCGGGGTGGCTTTTTTTATGAGGTCATTCGAGCCAGAGGGGCTTGAGGTCGATCTGGTCGGGATGGTATTTTCCGAGGCCGGCGCGTGCGGCTTCGACGAGGAGGGGGAGGAAGTCGTCGGATTCCAGGAGGGGTTGGAGGCCGGCGTTGGCGCGGAGACGTTCGATGATTTCGAAGGCGACGGCGTCGGTGGCGACGGCGTCCCGGCTGAAGAGGAGGGCCTCCTGGGGCGAGACGGCGTCGTCGTGTTCGAGGACGTCGGTTCGGATGGGGACCTTGACGGCGTTGACGAGGTGGAGGCGGATTTTGTCGCGGATGATGGGGAGGCGGTAGATGTCGACGATATAGGGGGAGCAGGCGTTTCGGTAGAAGCGTGCGGGATGTCGGAGGAAGCCGTAGGTGGCGTTTCGGAGGCAGACGCTGATGCCGGAGATGGCGTCGGCGCGGAGGAGTGGGACGTTGACGAGGGCGGTGACGTCGTCGAGGGCGGCGGTGAACTGGTCTTTGCCGGAGCCGAAGTCGATCTGGTCGGTCCATCCGAAGTTTGGTTTTCGGGGTTTGGGCAGGAGCGGATCGGCGGGCGTGGCGCCGAGGAAGAGGAGTTGGTGGGGTTGGAAGCCGTTCTGGAGGAAGATTCGGAAGATCTCTTCGCTGAAGACGCGGTTGGTGGCCAGGAGGTATTCGAGGGTGTTGTCGAATTTGAAGCCGATGACGTCGTTGGGTTGGAAGAAGGCCTGGAGGGCCTTGGGCAGGACGGGGCACTGGGCCAGTTCGCAGAATCCGGCGATCAGGGCCTCTCGGAGTCGCCATCGGCTGATGCCGTGGCCCTTGATGAGCTGCTGGGACTTTCGGTAGCGGATGATGTGGACGGGAGACTTGCGGGCGGTCATGGTGGCGGGGAGGGAGGACGGAGCGGAGGCGGTCTGAGCGAGGAGGCTTCGCCAAGGGTTTGCGGCGGCGAAGGCGGCTGCGGCGGCGACGTGTTTTAGAAAGTCCCTTCGATTCACGGCGTTGGTC
Coding sequences within it:
- a CDS encoding DUF362 domain-containing protein, which translates into the protein MNRRDFLKHVAAAAAFAAANPWRSLLAQTASAPSSLPATMTARKSPVHIIRYRKSQQLIKGHGISRWRLREALIAGFCELAQCPVLPKALQAFFQPNDVIGFKFDNTLEYLLATNRVFSEEIFRIFLQNGFQPHQLLFLGATPADPLLPKPRKPNFGWTDQIDFGSGKDQFTAALDDVTALVNVPLLRADAISGISVCLRNATYGFLRHPARFYRNACSPYIVDIYRLPIIRDKIRLHLVNAVKVPIRTDVLEHDDAVSPQEALLFSRDAVATDAVAFEIIERLRANAGLQPLLESDDFLPLLVEAARAGLGKYHPDQIDLKPLWLE